One genomic window of Canis aureus isolate CA01 chromosome 15, VMU_Caureus_v.1.0, whole genome shotgun sequence includes the following:
- the DEFB108B gene encoding beta-defensin 108B gives MRPAGLLLALLFFLSRVLAARGRFKEICAHPNGSCQEFCLETEIQAGRCLNGHACCRPMVFESIIEPTTPKE, from the exons aTGAGGCCGGCGGGCCTGCTCCTCGCCCTGCTCTTCTTTCTGAGCCGAGTCCTTGCAG CCAGGGGCAGATTCAAGGAGATCTGTGCGCATCCAAATGGCTCTTGCCAGGAGTTTTGCCTGGAAACGGAAATCCAAGCCGGGAGGTGTTTAAATGGCCACGCATGCTGCCGGCCCATGGTGTTCGAGTCCATCATCGAGCCTACTACACCCAAGGAATGA